From one Suicoccus acidiformans genomic stretch:
- the fni gene encoding type 2 isopentenyl-diphosphate Delta-isomerase, producing MTDKALPIDQQRKNDHVKSALAQQEIAKNSDFDEVRFVHQSLNTVDFANISLETHWAGATHALPFYINGMTGGSQQTKQYNQALAILARETGLPMASGSISAALKHPDMADTFTIIRQENPQGFVMANLGAHHSLENAQKAVDLLQADALQIHLNIPQEVVMPEGDRDYSMWAEQIAEMVDKLDVPVIVKETGFGMARETIEELMNLGVKTIDVSGRGGTNFIQIENERRDHLDFSFLADWGQSTPEALLESICLQDQVEVLASGGIQNPYDIVKAISLGAKAVGLSGKFLHVIDSQGIDAGIKLVEDWIQFIRHMLLLTGCQHITDLKHQPLVISGQLAEWAYQRGINTQALANRKQASS from the coding sequence ATGACAGATAAAGCATTACCGATTGATCAGCAACGCAAGAACGACCATGTCAAATCGGCCTTAGCACAACAGGAAATTGCCAAAAACTCCGACTTTGATGAGGTTCGTTTCGTCCATCAATCGTTAAATACGGTAGACTTCGCGAACATCTCCCTTGAGACACACTGGGCTGGTGCGACCCATGCCCTACCCTTCTATATTAACGGCATGACAGGCGGCAGCCAGCAGACAAAGCAATACAACCAAGCACTCGCCATCCTTGCCCGAGAAACCGGACTGCCGATGGCTTCAGGCTCCATTAGCGCTGCCTTAAAGCACCCGGATATGGCTGACACCTTTACCATCATCCGCCAAGAAAATCCACAGGGCTTCGTCATGGCAAATCTCGGTGCCCACCATTCTCTCGAGAATGCCCAAAAAGCTGTTGACTTACTGCAGGCAGACGCCTTACAGATTCATTTAAATATCCCCCAAGAAGTAGTCATGCCCGAAGGCGACCGTGACTATTCTATGTGGGCTGAACAGATTGCTGAGATGGTGGATAAATTAGACGTGCCTGTCATTGTCAAAGAAACTGGCTTTGGCATGGCCCGTGAAACGATAGAAGAGCTTATGAATCTTGGTGTTAAGACCATTGATGTTAGCGGACGTGGCGGCACGAACTTCATTCAAATCGAGAACGAGCGCCGCGACCATTTAGATTTCTCCTTCCTCGCAGATTGGGGCCAAAGCACGCCGGAAGCCTTGCTTGAGAGTATTTGCTTACAAGACCAAGTTGAGGTACTTGCTAGCGGCGGCATTCAGAATCCTTACGACATAGTCAAAGCAATCTCCCTCGGTGCCAAAGCCGTTGGCTTATCGGGCAAGTTCCTACACGTGATAGACAGTCAAGGTATCGATGCAGGCATTAAGCTAGTCGAGGATTGGATTCAATTCATCCGCCACATGCTACTTCTCACTGGTTGCCAGCATATTACGGATCTCAAGCACCAGCCCCTCGTCATTAGCGGCCAACTAGCTGAATGGGCATACCAAAGAGGTATTAACACCCAAGCTTTAGCCAATCGCAAACAAGCTTCCTCATAA
- a CDS encoding phosphomevalonate kinase, protein MSELFYRTSSLKMPVTRRVPGKLFVSGEYAILGADQHAILVAVNQYLACQITPSESTFQLKSQALQQSELQLESLDDIKHIQTQDFQEWRYILQALRISQQILAELNIPLQTFALTIQSELNNDQGLKYGLGSSGAVTVATLESVLAFHGVHWSEPATLFKLAVITLMQLGSNGSFADIATNVLGGWVYYHNFDRSSIQTQLDKQIPLLEMLEEDWPGLRLETLRAPDDLHLAIGWTQAPASTDNLVALLHQHTKGNAHAYEQFTREVHQLVHQLYQAFEEGNTQQILQIIRQNRQALQNLGDAYNLPIETNDLVALIEIAEAHGYASKSSGAGGGDCGIALSNQNKQPLNSLVDAWQAANIQHLPLSPAPERYEERNYYDR, encoded by the coding sequence ATGTCCGAACTTTTCTACAGAACTTCTTCCCTAAAGATGCCAGTCACCCGTCGTGTGCCTGGCAAACTTTTTGTATCGGGAGAATACGCTATTCTAGGTGCAGATCAGCACGCCATCCTTGTTGCCGTCAATCAATACCTCGCTTGCCAAATTACACCGAGCGAAAGCACCTTCCAACTCAAATCTCAAGCTTTACAGCAGTCCGAACTCCAGCTGGAATCTTTAGACGATATTAAGCATATTCAAACCCAGGACTTTCAAGAGTGGCGTTATATTCTTCAAGCCCTCCGCATTAGCCAGCAAATTCTTGCCGAATTAAATATCCCTCTTCAAACTTTTGCGCTCACTATTCAAAGTGAGTTGAATAATGACCAAGGCTTGAAGTATGGCTTAGGCTCCAGTGGAGCGGTGACAGTGGCGACTTTGGAAAGTGTCCTAGCATTTCACGGCGTTCATTGGTCTGAGCCAGCAACTCTATTTAAATTAGCTGTCATTACTTTAATGCAACTCGGCTCCAATGGTAGCTTCGCCGACATCGCCACGAATGTTCTCGGCGGATGGGTATATTACCATAATTTCGATCGCTCAAGCATCCAGACACAGTTGGACAAGCAAATCCCCTTACTCGAAATGCTGGAAGAAGATTGGCCAGGACTCAGGCTTGAGACACTCCGTGCTCCAGATGATTTACACCTGGCCATCGGCTGGACACAAGCACCGGCTTCAACCGATAATTTAGTCGCACTTTTACACCAGCATACTAAGGGCAATGCCCACGCTTATGAACAATTCACGCGGGAAGTTCATCAACTCGTGCACCAACTTTATCAAGCTTTTGAAGAAGGCAATACTCAGCAAATACTCCAGATCATCCGCCAGAATCGCCAAGCCCTCCAAAACTTAGGCGACGCTTATAACTTACCAATTGAAACGAATGACTTGGTTGCCTTAATAGAGATTGCTGAAGCACATGGCTATGCTAGTAAATCTTCAGGCGCCGGTGGAGGCGATTGTGGCATCGCCTTAAGCAATCAGAACAAGCAGCCTCTTAATAGCCTTGTAGACGCATGGCAGGCCGCAAACATTCAACATTTACCTCTCTCCCCTGCGCCAGAAAGGTATGAGGAAAGGAACTATTATGACAGATAA
- the rpiA gene encoding ribose-5-phosphate isomerase RpiA — MSLMKEVAGRKAVDYIESGMVVGLGTGSTAYYFIDELANRIHAGELTHIVGVSTSNETTQIAREKGIQVISLDQVNQIDVLVDGADETLRTFSGIKGGGGALLYEKIVAQNSRKVIWVVGEDKVVDELGAFPLPVEVVQFGSWKLFRYFEQAGMMPSFRKSGVDSLFITDAGNYIIDLHLGSIPQPNQTAFELNNMVGVVDHGLFLNYPDVIIVGKEDGELEIIER, encoded by the coding sequence ATGTCCTTGATGAAAGAAGTAGCTGGTCGCAAAGCTGTAGATTATATTGAAAGCGGCATGGTAGTAGGGCTTGGTACCGGTTCAACGGCCTACTATTTCATTGATGAGTTGGCTAACCGGATTCATGCAGGCGAATTAACACATATTGTGGGTGTTTCCACATCAAATGAGACAACGCAAATCGCTCGTGAAAAGGGCATTCAAGTCATCTCCTTAGACCAAGTTAACCAAATAGATGTACTTGTGGATGGCGCTGATGAAACCTTGCGTACCTTCTCAGGTATTAAAGGGGGCGGCGGGGCGCTCTTATATGAGAAGATTGTGGCCCAGAATAGTCGTAAAGTAATTTGGGTCGTGGGTGAGGATAAGGTGGTGGACGAACTTGGGGCTTTCCCACTGCCAGTTGAGGTTGTCCAGTTTGGTAGCTGGAAACTTTTCCGTTATTTTGAACAGGCGGGGATGATGCCAAGCTTTCGCAAGTCTGGTGTAGACTCCTTATTTATCACCGATGCGGGGAATTATATTATTGATTTGCATTTAGGTTCTATTCCGCAACCAAATCAAACGGCTTTTGAACTGAATAATATGGTCGGGGTGGTTGACCACGGTCTTTTCTTAAATTATCCTGATGTAATTATTGTAGGAAAAGAAGACGGCGAGCTTGAAATTATTGAGCGATAA
- a CDS encoding CpXC domain-containing protein, producing the protein MKETLTVTCPVCHETSEFTWTGRINAVSDPELKLDLLDGELFKFVCPTCGATRQLENHFLYHDPTQALMVFLAPQLNERRENYERILSQILTESDLNLDSYSLRLVTSIPDLIEKIQIFDQGYNDQVIEIVKLLTDGLFAKEKPDVKVKQRHYYKQGSKEHILYVTPEGQLLVDFHDSLVSFAENKYKKAVRQDHAGRFVLVDANWAANLLERKEGDAPMEETAE; encoded by the coding sequence ATGAAAGAGACCCTTACTGTAACCTGCCCCGTTTGCCATGAAACAAGTGAATTTACATGGACAGGTCGCATTAATGCTGTGTCAGATCCCGAACTGAAGTTGGACTTATTAGACGGCGAACTATTCAAATTCGTTTGCCCTACTTGCGGTGCAACCCGCCAACTGGAAAATCACTTCCTCTACCACGATCCAACTCAAGCTTTAATGGTTTTCCTAGCCCCACAACTAAATGAACGCCGTGAAAATTATGAACGGATACTCTCGCAAATATTAACGGAATCTGATTTAAACCTAGATAGCTATAGCCTACGTCTCGTCACTAGCATTCCTGACTTAATCGAGAAGATACAAATATTCGATCAAGGCTATAACGATCAAGTCATCGAAATTGTCAAATTATTGACAGACGGACTGTTCGCCAAAGAGAAACCCGACGTTAAAGTGAAACAGCGTCACTACTACAAGCAAGGCTCTAAAGAACACATCTTGTATGTAACACCAGAGGGGCAACTCTTAGTGGACTTCCATGATAGTCTGGTTTCCTTTGCGGAGAATAAGTACAAAAAAGCCGTCCGTCAAGATCATGCCGGTCGCTTTGTCCTAGTTGATGCGAACTGGGCTGCTAATCTTCTGGAAAGAAAAGAAGGCGATGCTCCGATGGAGGAGACGGCGGAATAA
- a CDS encoding helix-turn-helix transcriptional regulator yields MLSDKIKELRLARDLSQEDLAEVLDVTRQSISKYENGTAEPSLEKIKILAEYFDVTYDYLLDDKVEVQDMTYGKRGKVTPADAEEKAEETVEPSKKPRKKREDTPAEAAHRRKEEEIDALPRIQIQSKIEEDEESEFYKFEILEKFPHVDYKPTALLCGVHSRTFLFENRTDIAWYRTMEDAEKEVEAIHRAIEAGETAYELQYDAPVKKRGFFSVQLADVEVNDSESDVD; encoded by the coding sequence ATGTTAAGTGATAAAATTAAGGAGTTGAGACTCGCCAGGGACTTGTCCCAAGAGGACTTGGCAGAAGTTCTCGATGTAACACGTCAATCCATCTCGAAATATGAGAATGGAACAGCTGAGCCAAGCTTGGAGAAGATTAAAATATTGGCAGAATATTTCGACGTAACCTATGACTATCTGCTGGATGATAAGGTAGAAGTGCAGGATATGACTTACGGCAAGCGAGGCAAAGTAACGCCTGCGGATGCCGAAGAGAAAGCTGAAGAGACAGTCGAACCAAGCAAAAAACCACGCAAAAAACGAGAAGATACACCAGCTGAAGCTGCACATCGCCGGAAAGAGGAGGAAATCGATGCCCTGCCGCGCATTCAAATTCAAAGCAAGATTGAAGAGGACGAGGAAAGTGAATTCTATAAGTTTGAAATCTTAGAGAAATTCCCCCACGTCGATTATAAGCCAACCGCCCTCCTCTGTGGCGTGCATTCAAGAACCTTCTTATTTGAGAATCGCACAGATATTGCCTGGTATCGCACGATGGAAGATGCAGAAAAAGAAGTTGAAGCCATTCATCGAGCGATTGAAGCAGGTGAGACGGCGTATGAATTGCAGTACGATGCCCCAGTTAAGAAACGCGGTTTTTTCAGTGTCCAATTAGCGGATGTGGAAGTAAATGATAGCGAGTCGGATGTTGACTGA
- a CDS encoding pyrimidine-nucleoside phosphorylase — protein sequence MEMIELIERKQAGLALTQAEIYDMIRAYTKGDIPDYQMSAFLMAVYFQGMTFEEASYLTQAVAESGDQIDLSAIAGVKVDKHSTGGVGDTTTLVLAPLVASLGVPVAKMSGRGLGHTGGTIDKLEAIPGFHTEISTETFVDLVNANQVALMGQTGNLTPADKKLYALRDVTGTVQSIPLIASSIMSKKIAAGADAIVLDVKVGDGAFMKTIEDARTLAETMVQIGEQLNRRTLAVISSMEQPLGFAIGNALEVKEAIATLRGEGPPDLTELTLTLGAQMLIASGKVQSMDEGIALLQAQIQNGQAIERFKTFISNQGGDASVVDQPERLAEAAHKLPVKAQKAGKVAAWHAHLVGEAARLVGAGRLVITDEIDPAVGITLERKVGDSVEEGDVLAYLHVNDQDPTRALALLEEAVELSQEATAPPLIIETIH from the coding sequence ATGGAAATGATAGAATTAATTGAACGTAAGCAAGCTGGCTTAGCTCTCACGCAAGCGGAAATTTACGATATGATTCGTGCGTATACTAAAGGGGATATCCCTGACTATCAGATGAGTGCTTTTCTGATGGCGGTTTATTTCCAAGGGATGACGTTTGAAGAGGCTTCTTACTTAACACAAGCCGTGGCTGAAAGTGGGGACCAGATCGATTTATCGGCTATTGCTGGGGTTAAGGTAGATAAGCATTCGACAGGCGGCGTTGGCGACACCACGACCTTGGTATTAGCGCCCCTGGTAGCTAGTTTGGGAGTGCCGGTTGCTAAGATGAGTGGGCGAGGTCTAGGTCATACCGGTGGGACGATTGATAAGCTTGAGGCGATTCCGGGCTTCCATACAGAAATTTCAACAGAAACCTTTGTGGATTTGGTCAATGCAAATCAAGTCGCGCTGATGGGGCAAACGGGGAATTTAACTCCGGCTGATAAGAAATTATATGCCTTACGTGACGTAACAGGTACTGTCCAGTCAATCCCACTTATTGCAAGTTCAATTATGAGTAAGAAAATTGCTGCTGGAGCAGACGCCATTGTCTTGGATGTTAAAGTAGGGGACGGTGCCTTTATGAAGACCATTGAAGATGCGCGTACCCTTGCTGAAACAATGGTCCAAATCGGAGAACAACTGAACCGACGCACCTTGGCCGTTATTTCAAGTATGGAGCAACCTCTCGGCTTTGCGATAGGCAACGCCCTTGAAGTCAAAGAAGCTATAGCGACTTTGCGGGGAGAAGGTCCTCCGGATTTAACGGAATTGACTTTGACACTCGGTGCCCAGATGCTTATTGCCAGTGGTAAAGTTCAAAGCATGGATGAGGGAATTGCATTACTTCAAGCACAGATTCAGAATGGTCAAGCCATTGAACGCTTTAAGACTTTCATTTCGAATCAAGGTGGGGATGCAAGTGTGGTCGACCAACCTGAACGTTTGGCTGAAGCTGCGCATAAATTACCTGTAAAAGCTCAAAAAGCAGGCAAAGTTGCTGCGTGGCATGCTCATCTCGTGGGTGAAGCGGCCCGCTTAGTAGGTGCTGGTCGACTCGTTATTACTGATGAAATCGATCCAGCGGTTGGCATCACCCTTGAGCGGAAAGTCGGTGATAGCGTCGAAGAAGGCGATGTACTGGCATATTTACACGTGAATGATCAGGACCCAACACGTGCCCTGGCCTTACTAGAAGAGGCGGTCGAGCTTTCCCAAGAAGCTACCGCACCCCCATTAATTATCGAAACAATCCACTAA